A stretch of Patagioenas fasciata isolate bPatFas1 chromosome 4, bPatFas1.hap1, whole genome shotgun sequence DNA encodes these proteins:
- the CCNI gene encoding cyclin-I isoform X1, which yields MKFAGPLESQRLSLLLETAISREAQMWKAHVPKIQPNQDVAISPKQRDEVIQWLAKLKYQFHLYPETLALAISLLDRFLAAVKARPKYLNCIAISCFFLAAKTIEEDERIPVLKVLARDSFCGCSPAEIRRMEKIILDKLNWDLHMATPLDFLHIFHAVAVSNRPQLATILPKLSPSQHVAALSKQLLHCMACYQLLQFKGSMLALAIVSLELEKLLPDWLALIIELLQKAQMDSSQLIHCRELVAHHLSTLQSSLPPNPVYVYSPLQHTLVTCNRGASKRQPSSVPGPGLSQDNGRPEAPVTGTAALYPRLPAPSGCKQASTKRKVEEMEVDDFYDGIKRLYNEDIAPEVVALENVGSVCGADVSRQEGNASPCPPLQPVSVM from the exons ATGAAGTTTGCGGGACCCCTGGAGAGCCAGAGGTTGTCTCTCCTTCTGGAGACGGCAATCTCTAGGGAAGCTCAAATGTGGAAAGCGCATGTGCCGAAAATTCAGCCCAATCAG GACGTAGCCATTTCTCCCAAGCAGAGGGATGAGGTCATCCAGTGGCTGGCCAAGCTCAAATACCAGTTCCACCTTTATCCAGAAACGCTCGCCCTGGCCATCAGCCTTCTGGACAGGTTTTTAGCTGCAGTAAAG GCCCGTCCAAAGTACCTGAACTGTATTGCAATCAGCTGCTTCTTCCTTGCTGCAAAGACCATTGAGGAAGATGAG AGGATTCCGGTACTGAAGGTGCTGGCTCGGGACAGCTTCTGCGGTTGTTCTCCAGCTGAAATTCGCAGAATGGAGAAAATTATCCTGGATAAACTGAACTGGGATCTTCACATGGCAACGCCACTGGATTTCCTTCATATT TTCCACGCAGTCGCGGTGTCCAACAGGCCTCAGCTGGCGACCATCCTGCCCAAGCTGAGCCCCTCGCAGCACGTGGCGGCGCTCAGCAAGCAGCTGCTGCACTGCATGGCCTGTtaccagctgctgcagttcaaagGCTCCATGCTGGCGCTGGCCATCGTCAGcctggagctggagaagctgctcCCGGACTGGCTGGCTCTCATCATCGAGCTGCTCCAGAAGGCACAG ATGGACAGCTCGCAGCTGATCCACTGCCGGGAGCTCGTGGCACATCACCTTTCCACCCTGCAGTCTTCTCTGCCGCCCAATCCTGTATATGTCTACAGTCCCCTCCAGCACACCCTGGTGACCTGTAACAGAGGAGCGTCCAAGCGCCAGCCCTCCTCTGTCCCAGGGCCAGGTTTGTCCCAGGACAACGGCCGGCCAGAAGCGCCCGTCACAGGTACAGCCGCGCTCTACCCGCGCCTGCCAGCCCCCAGCGGTTGCAAACAAGCCTCCACTAAGCGCAAGGTGGAAGAGATGGAAGTGGACGACTTCTACGACGGCATCAAGCGTCTCTACAACGAAGACATCGCTCCGGAGGTAGTGGCTCTTGAAAACGTGGGCTCTGTTTGCGGCGCTGACGTCTCGAGGCAGGAGGGCAACGCGTCCCCTTGTCCGCCTCTGCAGCCGGTGTCTGTGATGTAG
- the CCNI gene encoding cyclin-I isoform X2, which produces MKFAGPLESQRLSLLLETAISREAQMWKAHVPKIQPNQARPKYLNCIAISCFFLAAKTIEEDERIPVLKVLARDSFCGCSPAEIRRMEKIILDKLNWDLHMATPLDFLHIFHAVAVSNRPQLATILPKLSPSQHVAALSKQLLHCMACYQLLQFKGSMLALAIVSLELEKLLPDWLALIIELLQKAQMDSSQLIHCRELVAHHLSTLQSSLPPNPVYVYSPLQHTLVTCNRGASKRQPSSVPGPGLSQDNGRPEAPVTGTAALYPRLPAPSGCKQASTKRKVEEMEVDDFYDGIKRLYNEDIAPEVVALENVGSVCGADVSRQEGNASPCPPLQPVSVM; this is translated from the exons ATGAAGTTTGCGGGACCCCTGGAGAGCCAGAGGTTGTCTCTCCTTCTGGAGACGGCAATCTCTAGGGAAGCTCAAATGTGGAAAGCGCATGTGCCGAAAATTCAGCCCAATCAG GCCCGTCCAAAGTACCTGAACTGTATTGCAATCAGCTGCTTCTTCCTTGCTGCAAAGACCATTGAGGAAGATGAG AGGATTCCGGTACTGAAGGTGCTGGCTCGGGACAGCTTCTGCGGTTGTTCTCCAGCTGAAATTCGCAGAATGGAGAAAATTATCCTGGATAAACTGAACTGGGATCTTCACATGGCAACGCCACTGGATTTCCTTCATATT TTCCACGCAGTCGCGGTGTCCAACAGGCCTCAGCTGGCGACCATCCTGCCCAAGCTGAGCCCCTCGCAGCACGTGGCGGCGCTCAGCAAGCAGCTGCTGCACTGCATGGCCTGTtaccagctgctgcagttcaaagGCTCCATGCTGGCGCTGGCCATCGTCAGcctggagctggagaagctgctcCCGGACTGGCTGGCTCTCATCATCGAGCTGCTCCAGAAGGCACAG ATGGACAGCTCGCAGCTGATCCACTGCCGGGAGCTCGTGGCACATCACCTTTCCACCCTGCAGTCTTCTCTGCCGCCCAATCCTGTATATGTCTACAGTCCCCTCCAGCACACCCTGGTGACCTGTAACAGAGGAGCGTCCAAGCGCCAGCCCTCCTCTGTCCCAGGGCCAGGTTTGTCCCAGGACAACGGCCGGCCAGAAGCGCCCGTCACAGGTACAGCCGCGCTCTACCCGCGCCTGCCAGCCCCCAGCGGTTGCAAACAAGCCTCCACTAAGCGCAAGGTGGAAGAGATGGAAGTGGACGACTTCTACGACGGCATCAAGCGTCTCTACAACGAAGACATCGCTCCGGAGGTAGTGGCTCTTGAAAACGTGGGCTCTGTTTGCGGCGCTGACGTCTCGAGGCAGGAGGGCAACGCGTCCCCTTGTCCGCCTCTGCAGCCGGTGTCTGTGATGTAG